From the Choristoneura fumiferana chromosome 15, NRCan_CFum_1, whole genome shotgun sequence genome, the window CGTAAAGCTAATGCAGTTATTTATACCAACAATCCTCGGTTATCAGGCTTCAATCCTCTTAGAAAGCAGGTCAAGCTCAGAGGAGTAGTACGTAGGCTCGCTACATGCAGCCGAGACAGCCATCTCCGTTTGTCGCGTAATGTTCAATAATACATGAGCCGCCGTGACGCGAAACACAGACGAACtgcacacaaactcatctacaAACACAGCCGCGTGGCGGGTATAAATACGACCGGCCGGCCCGCCGCCCCGCACTTTGCTTCAAGCATTCGCGGAGAGCACATCGCATTAGTACTACATACTTATACAAACTCAATTCAATCGTTATCAGTCAACATGGTTGTTAAACTAGAAGCTGTTTCTGCGCTGTACGCCGACGGTTTCCCGACGCTTAAAGCGAGGGGCCGTGAGATGGAGTGCGCTGCTGCAGACTGCCCGCGCCGCCAGAAGCCGCGCCAGGTGGCCCTTCCAGCCCTGGTGGAAGATGACTCCGAAGTTGAGGAAGCCTTCGAGGCCGAACGGGAGCGCCCTTTCGTCCCCCGCGCCGACTACCTGCGCCGCCAGAAGTCTATCTCTCCCCAACGACGAGAGAGACTTCAACGCCACTTGGTGCTGCCTTCTCTGTCTGAAGATGAGGAGCCTTGATCAACTCGCTCACGGATGTTCGGATTGAAGTTCTGAAGGCGGTAGCCTGCAGTTTGGACCGGCGTCTTTTGGAGAAGAGGACCCCGAAGTGGCCGCCGTCACGGGTCCCCGGCTGCAATAACAAGTGATCGGACCAAGTGTTGAACGTTGCACCGTGCAGTTGATTCGTGAAGTGAAAAATTGTGGAAAAAATAGCTTTAAAACCAAGCGTTTTTGAAAGTTTTGAAAACTACCAACTAATAGGTAATTTAGattaagattttataaaaatgaagaaaataaattgatattgATTACATTTCTGATTTTAATTTGATCCGCTATTCAATTACCCACTATGAAATGGCTTCTAAGTAACACATCACTCAGTATTCTGAGAACACAATGTTCAATTAAAATTCTGGGATGGTTACTGACGACCCATACAATTCTGTTAGCGTACATTGGCGCCGACATTGATTGATTATGATGATTGCACAAAAACGTGAAAATTGGAGTAGAAATATTTCTCAAAATCCATTGCAAACGGCGAATTTTGGTAAACAAGTCTTATCATTGGCAAAGAAGCGCAATCAGTTCTTTGAGAACTCTACAACGATTCAAAAGTAGCTAAACATAATGACATAAACTGACTTTAATTTGGAAAATACTGTTAACTCTGTTATAGGTTTCCAATTCAGATTTAAGACAACattttaaagtatatttacgCTCGTAACTTTTACTCCATTTGACCGTCCTACTTTGGTTACTCTTATCACAATTTGTTATGCAAGATAAGAGCTGGCCAAAGTAATATTCAATCAATATTTCGTAAGGAAACTTGAGTTTAATCGGCACAGTTTTACGTTTACCAAGATAAGCGACTTAATTAGTAACCTGATTTCCTTTGGAGTAGGAAGATCTCATCCaaggaaaagtttttattgcCATCACTAGAGACATTTTACTTGCAATGACTCACTTATAGTTCCGTTGTAACTAGTGTAAACGATAATTGTTACCGAGGAGAAATAAAAACAACGAATGTGAACTAGACGACCAGTTGGAATATGGATGCGTGTGATatgtttaagtaaaatgagaatgttttccaaaaaaaaccggccaagagcgtgtcggacacgcccaaaatagggttccgtagccattacgaaaaaattaagtaatatttttttatggatttcgtattttatacggaatcttccaagtttaggtatattttataccttaggctgctatttactcataaagtactaataattctcaagcaaacttggcctctatagttttccttaaaagtttgatatacttactaccatcctgaattttttcaaatttttccactcaccggtttagattttagaggggggacgctcgattttaatgaaaatttgcacttaaaagttgaatatttcgcaaacacatcactgaatcgaaaaatcttcttagcaaacccctaatggttttgaaagacctatccaaagactatagggttggatgagaaaaaaaaatcacccccactttaggtctatgggaggtaccctaaaaaaaatttcttttaacttttaattgtaccattttctcggcatagtttacctatatatccgtgcaaaattacagctttctagcattgatagtccctgagcaaagccgcggacggacagacagacatggcgaaactataagggttccgtttttgccattttggctccggaaccctaacaaaaaCGGTGAAAGTGAAAAGTCGCTACTAACCAGCAGATACTACTAGCTTTCCggccatacctacataaattaaACTTTCTCGGGTTTAACACgctattatttaacttcaccttataagtgtacagtcgaggaaactgaatcacgtaccagggtgaaaccttttcataacTGCCGTGT encodes:
- the LOC141435538 gene encoding uncharacterized protein, which produces MVVKLEAVSALYADGFPTLKARGREMECAAADCPRRQKPRQVALPALVEDDSEVEEAFEAERERPFVPRADYLRRQKSISPQRRERLQRHLVLPSLSEDEEP